In Synergistetes bacterium HGW-Synergistetes-1, the genomic window GGAGTGAAGCTCCAGGGATTTGCGGTGAGCAGCCGTGGAAGCACTCTTTCCAGAGGGAACATTTTAAGGCATGCGCTGGACTTCTTCATAAGGTCTCTCGACAATGCTTCAGGAGAAGCGGCAAGGGCATATCTTACAAGGCGCAGCATTACAAAAGAGGACATGAAAAGATTTGAGCTGGGCTGGGCGCCGCCTTCATGGGATTCGCTCTTCAGGCATCTCACAGATATGGGCTTTACAGAGGGACAGATAATTGAAAGCGGACTTGCTGCGCAAGGCACAAGAAATGCTTATGACAGATTCCGCGGACGTGTGATGTTTCCAATATACAGCGCAACAGACAGGATCATAGGGTTCGGAGGGCGGATACTTGATGGTGACGGAGCAAAATATCTGAATAGCCCTGAAAGCACACTTTTCAACAAACGCAACAATCTCTACCTGATGAACAAAGCTAAGATGCAGATAAGGGAAAAAGGACACGCGATCCTCGTAGAAGGTTACATGGATGCAATAAGGTGCCATCTTTCGGGATATACAAATACAGTTGCTTCATTGGGAACTTCACTTACAGATGCCCAGGCCGTTTTGATCAAAAGAATGACAGGTCTTTGTTATATCTGCTATGATTCGGACAGTGCAGGTCAGGAAGCTGCGCTTAGAGGAATGTATACGCTACAGAAACAGGGAGTTTCAGTTAAAATAGTTAGACTGACAGGAGGCAAGGACCCAGATGAGGTCCTGCTGCAAAATGGTGGTTTGCAGATGTTTGGATCAGCTATAGGATCTGCTATCCCGCTTCCCATATATCATGCCATGCTCAGAAAGGCTGATATGGAGATACCTGAGAAATCTTTTGCAGCAAGGAATGACCTTTTGGAAGGGCTTGCATCACTGTCGGCGTTCGACATAGCTCCGCATATTGAGAAGATATCGCAGCAAATGGGTGTATACCCCCATGAACTGAAGAGAGAAATAGAAACCAGGCGAATAAGTCAAAGTGATGCGGGATCAAAAAGGATGCCGGAAGATGATTTTATCGAAGCCGTTGCTATTCCCGATAAGGATTCCTGCTTAGAACCTGATGACCTGGAATGTATATTTTGCAGTATGCTCTGGGGAAGTGAAGAACTGAGATCAAGATTCTCTCCGGAGTACGTGGTGCCTTTTGTAAAAGATGAAATACTGCAAAATATGGTCTCCGCTCTTTTATCCGGTGAAACTCCGCTTCATCTGGAGGATAGGTGGAGGCAGCTTGGTGACAGAAGATCTTTCGAATTGATCGCAAGGGGTAATGGAATAATTGCGAGAGAAGGCATTGATGCTGATAAGGCAGAAAGTATTGCTGATACGATCAGAAGAAGGTGTGTTGAGGAAAGAGTTGGATCTCTTAATACAAAACTCAAAAAGGGAACAGCCACAGAAACTGAAGTCCAGGAACATTTAAAGCTGACAAGAATTCTAAAAGGAGGGAAATTCGGGGCATGAAAAAGACAAGGTCGACTAAAAAAACTAATGCTGCCACATCTGCAGCATCGGATAGCGCGCCGAAACTCATCGATGAAACCATAGAGGAAATAACCGAAGATATCTTACTTGACCTGAACGATTTTTCAGATCCGGAAAAGGGCGATATATGCGGTCCTGCCAACATAGAGGATGAGTTACTTGAAACTCATGACAGTACTGATCTGGACGAAGATATTAAGGTCATCTGCGCAGAGGAGGATGAGAGTATCTCCGAGGTCGAGGCAGTAAAAGGGGATAGCAGTGAAGATGGTGATCCTGCAGATTACACCGCCTACATCGACAACGTAAGGGATCTGCTGCATGAGGGCAGAGAGAAGGGCTTTGTGACCTATGAGGACATAGAGAAGCACATGCCTAAGGATTTCCTCACAGCGGATATTCTTGACAGCCTTTACATGAACCTTATGGAGCTTGGTGTAGACGTAGTTGATGAACCGAAGACAAAAGTAGACCCATCTGAGGGTGAGCATATCCTCCCAACTAACGCCAATAACGAAGAGATGGGAGATCTTGAAGATCTTCCCCTGTCGGATCCTGTCCGCATGTATCTGAGGGAGATAGGCAAAATACCTCTCCTGACATCGGAAGACGAAGTTTCGCTTGCAAAGGGAGTAGAGGCAGGGGACATGACCTCGAAAGACAAGCTTGTTGAGGCGAACCTGAGGCTGGTCGTCAGCATTGCAAAAAAATATATAGGCAGGGGGATGCTCTTCCTTGACCTGATCCAGGAGGGAAACCTCGGCCTTATCCGCGCTGTTGAGAAGTTCGATTACCGAAAGGGTTACAAGTTCAGCACTTATGCCACATGGTGGATAAGGCAGGCTATAACAAGAGCGATAGCGGACCAGGCAAGGACGATAAGAATACCTGTCCACATGGTAGAGACGATAAACAAGCTGATCAGAGTCTCAAGACAGCTTGTCCAAAGGCTGGGGAGAGAACCGGCCGCTGAAGAGATAGCAGCTGAAATGGAGATAGCGTCTGACCGTGTTGAGGAGATACAGAGGATAGCACAGGAACCTGTCTCACTTGAAACTCCCATCGGTGAGGAAGAAGACAGCCAGCTTGGTGATTTTCTTGAAGACAAGGATCTCCCAAGCCCTGAAGAAGCCGCGGCAAGCCAGATATTGAGAGAGCAGCTTGATGAAATGCTTGATGACCTTACAGACCGTGAACGTGAAGTCCTTAGGCTGAGGTT contains:
- a CDS encoding RNA polymerase sigma factor RpoD, whose protein sequence is MDNVRDLLHEGREKGFVTYEDIEKHMPKDFLTADILDSLYMNLMELGVDVVDEPKTKVDPSEGEHILPTNANNEEMGDLEDLPLSDPVRMYLREIGKIPLLTSEDEVSLAKGVEAGDMTSKDKLVEANLRLVVSIAKKYIGRGMLFLDLIQEGNLGLIRAVEKFDYRKGYKFSTYATWWIRQAITRAIADQARTIRIPVHMVETINKLIRVSRQLVQRLGREPAAEEIAAEMEIASDRVEEIQRIAQEPVSLETPIGEEEDSQLGDFLEDKDLPSPEEAAASQILREQLDEMLDDLTDREREVLRLRFGLEDGHAHTLEEVGRRFGVTRERIRQIEAKALRKLRHPSRSKKLKDFLE
- a CDS encoding DNA primase; amino-acid sequence: MASDDVREVKSRLDITEVIGDYVVLRKSGQTYWGKCPFHNEKTPSFSVSPERQTFHCFGCGKGGDVYTFIMEIENLDFKEALERLAERAGVKLQGFAVSSRGSTLSRGNILRHALDFFIRSLDNASGEAARAYLTRRSITKEDMKRFELGWAPPSWDSLFRHLTDMGFTEGQIIESGLAAQGTRNAYDRFRGRVMFPIYSATDRIIGFGGRILDGDGAKYLNSPESTLFNKRNNLYLMNKAKMQIREKGHAILVEGYMDAIRCHLSGYTNTVASLGTSLTDAQAVLIKRMTGLCYICYDSDSAGQEAALRGMYTLQKQGVSVKIVRLTGGKDPDEVLLQNGGLQMFGSAIGSAIPLPIYHAMLRKADMEIPEKSFAARNDLLEGLASLSAFDIAPHIEKISQQMGVYPHELKREIETRRISQSDAGSKRMPEDDFIEAVAIPDKDSCLEPDDLECIFCSMLWGSEELRSRFSPEYVVPFVKDEILQNMVSALLSGETPLHLEDRWRQLGDRRSFELIARGNGIIAREGIDADKAESIADTIRRRCVEERVGSLNTKLKKGTATETEVQEHLKLTRILKGGKFGA